In Pangasianodon hypophthalmus isolate fPanHyp1 chromosome 29, fPanHyp1.pri, whole genome shotgun sequence, one genomic interval encodes:
- the prrc2a gene encoding protein PRRC2A isoform X4 yields MSERSGQTAKGKDGKTKYASLNLFDTYKGKSLEVQKPVVAPRHGLQSLGKVASARRMPPPANLPSLKAENKGNDPNVSLVPKDGTGWASKPESADPKSTDVSSAPQPESQQPAASQIPAPSLPRTPPAQEAQTTAIAAGTRSWAQASVTHGVQGDGGKGSNQPSPFSREEFPTLQAAGDQDKAGKEQATADQWYGPGPSLRPQNVTSWRDGGGRALAPTIAGEGVAEGGVGGAMGMEGAAGAPLLQNPSHGPPRNPPAGSPTLPLPQPQVGPQFPPYRGIMPPFMYPPYLPFPAPYGPQGPYRYPPPSEAPRFSRPQGGPAPEGRPPVGPRGEVVKRPSILKQDDLKELDELDHDGDEGWAGAQEEIDYSAKLKFSDDEGEDEGDEEETESKNGILEQREQQKSQDGPAPSSRSRTSESGGSARHTPPVPTDEVTPAPSSKPNWAEEGGSSWGGQTSAGPYQERASNQSAPQKPSGAQVQQQKGPTPPPSNALLNQTQGEDEDETWRQRRKQSSSEISAAVERARRRREEEERRMEEERRAACAEKLKRLDEKQQQQQQQQQQHQQQQQQQKPSAAVEVPSNSPTPSLTASASSSSTSQPPSPCVDTEEPPLASAQLGGATLALTANNRQRAGSNSSYDSNTESQPAAQPPAPQQPHDVPGPVEVKEEPVSSSTHIRSSRSGDETVKVEATTGGTGRPGGGMPGQGFSKYQKSLPPRFQRQQQEQLLKQQQQWQQQQHSQAAQAQLQSQTPQQGPTPGATPQPGPKQPALYPPGSMGRPPPLPMSFDPRWMMMPYMDPRMMQGRPQPMDYYPASIHPTGLMSRERSDSGGSGSEQFDRQQHGGPPHPHRGTPPMDPKLAWGPEVFPGSGEGRALSSPLRQKQALEEEDMGKGARSDTPPVRTREGGTGSIQPPVVGTNSPSGSTDQAISPVGTQAGHHQPFLGGRGNYSSFPDNGSRMVSHPQQRVNSAGELRGFGHQDEAPQGGQQNQIWGAPHPHFDRNGRADLTPLENNPHLQHHHAHPPHYTLHSHKQENGRERERGGEPKKTETSPPLPQPCLSSSCSSSSSSSSTREDGSGKQSLHHPPTQHEHDTGPRGVGRKQDKTGSTYLHTQSSQHSVQQHHPKSNSRGREQKTETQWGPRPGSSSASGGPAHNRKGGSGMGGNTGGEDLTSQIDKPAVQSGGGNPNKRVGPIKRPVLKEMKREVGEGEGGEKNTAGSAKDKDHDANHASVKQASVSSSQASSGPSGKDETAPPGKPRNGGKERGAGGGMSKASKEGENSVQATGSLAPPSRRDREHSYETSGSAGGATYHAGSSRGSRASRGRGEFYGRGRGYRGSYAGSARGRAGGRSSRDYRSTANSGYQHGASNQDHKREGSSGRHGQGGSQPNPGRARNHSETRSEGSEYEEVPKRRRQRGSETGSESAASDLAHSDKEDRKPTAKKGAGGENLGVGNAPSSAPPRNTQTRVFTPRGVPSRRGRGGGATGGGVYRNSGSGGGTSGGHRPGPSSSQGVSAKSSASARKQHIPPQPSLIKEPSHGSNGEKKEKATEQGQSQNQGVNSSVISGPMVPTTTQLGTENGGVAQSLNNTNSNSSGPKPILLPNADGRNILHRGFERPPRRRRHGRSQHQQDKPPRFRRLKQERENAARINGSSGIIEAVGVQQQRSASPSQNSMQDGTPNVSSTTGVANTNHNVSATNSNNSSYLGGGNLNLNSHHHHHHHYHGNSGLPHSQHHHNHNQTGGAKSPDVSNQNSDQANEEWETASESSDFAEFREREGGGGGGGGGGKSYSSYHHHHPSGRGSGGGGGVDREITTKESAANKRSFSSQRPGMERQNRRVSAGGSGGRGSRGPPTGGGPGGVSGNGGANRGERRGNWPSPKNRK; encoded by the exons TTGCCCCTCGTCATGGCTTGCAGTCTCTTGGTAAAGTTGCCTCTGCACGGCGCATGCCCCCCCCAGCCAACCTGCCCAGTTTGAAGGCGGAGAACAAAGGCAACGACCCCAACGTCTCGCTCGTTCCCAAAGACGGCACAGGATGGGCAAGCAAGCCAGAATCAGCAGACCCAAAGAG TACCGATGTATCGTCAGCACCGCAGCCGGAGTCGCAGCAGCCTGCGGCTTCACAGATACCTGCTCCGAGCCTGCCGAGAACTCCTCCAGCTCAAGAG GCCCAAACTACAGCTATAGCCGCAGGGACAAGGTCCTGGGCTCAGGCCAGTGTTACACATGGAGTACAAGGAGATG GTGGAAAGGGATCAAACCAACCGTCGCCATTCTCTCGCGAGGAATTTCCCACCCTGCAGGCGGCGGGAGACCAGGACAAAGCTGGCAAAGAACAGGCCACTGCAGATCAGTGGTATGGGCCAGGACCAAGCCTCCGCCCCCAGA ATGTGACGAGTTGGCGGGATGGTGGGGGCCGCGCACTGGCACCCACCATAGCTGGGGAGGGGGTAGCGGAGGGCGGTGTTGGGGGAGCCATGGGAATGGAGGGTGCAGCTGGGGCCCCTCTCCTTCAGAATCCCTCCCATGGGCCACCTAGAAACCCACCTGCAGGCAGCCCCACCCTTCCCCTCCCCCAGCCTCAGGTTGGCCCGCAGTTCCCTCCTTACAGAGGAATCATGCCTCCCTTT ATGTACCCGCCGTACTTGCCCTTCCCAGCACCGTATGGTCCACAAGGGCCGTACAGGTATCCACCTCCCAGTGAGGCCCCTAG ATTCTCTCGTCCGCAGGGTGGGCCTGCACCAGAGGGGAGGCCACCTGTTGGCCCCCGTGGTGAGGTGGTCAAACGCCCCTCTATCCTAAAGCAGGATGACCTCAAGGAGCTGGACGAGCTTGACCATGATGGAGATGAGGGATGGGCTG gGGCACAAGAGGAGATTGACTACTCAGCCAAGTTAAAGTTCAGCGATGATGAAGGTGAAGATGAGGGGgatgaagaggagactgaaagcAAGAATGGAATTCT GGAACAAAGGGAGCAGCAGAAATCCCAAGACGGACCTGCCCCAAGTTCACGTTCGCGGACATCTGAGAGTGGAGGCAGCGCAAGGCACACACCTCCTGTCCCCACGGATGAGGTTACCCCAGCACCCTCCAGCAAGCCAAACTGGGCCGAGGAGGGGGGAAGCAGCTGGGGCGGTCAGACAAGCGCTGGACCCTACCAG GAACGGGCCTCAAACCAGTCAGCACCCCAGAAGCCGTCTGGTGCTCAGGTCCAGCAACAGAAGGGACCTACCCCTCCACCATCAAATGCCCTGCTTAACCAGACACAGggtgaggatgaagatgagacATGGCGTCAGCGGAGGAAGCAGTCGTCGTCAGAGATATCTGCGGCGGTGGAGCGTGCCCGGCGTCGCCGTGAGGAAGAGGAGCGCAGGATGGAAGAAGAGCGCCGTGCTGCATGTGCTGAAAAGTTGAAAAGGCTGGAtgagaaacagcagcagcaacaacaacaacaacagcagcaccaacaacagcaacagcagcagaagCCCAGTGCTGCCGTGGAAGTTCCTTCGAACAGCCCCACTCCTTCCCTGACGGCTTCAGCCTCTTCATCCAGCACCAGTCAGCCCCCGTCACCCTGCGTGGACACAGAGGAACCGCCTCTCGCATCCGCTCAGTTGGGTGGCGCTACACTGGCACTGACTGCTAATAACAGACAAAGAGCTGGCAGCAACAGCAGCTATGACTCTAACACTG AGTCGCAGCCGGCTGCTCAGCCTCCTGCCCCCCAGCAGCCCCATGATGTACCAGGACCAGTGGAAGTCAAGGAGGAGCCCGTGTCAAGCAGCACACACATTCGCAGCAGTAGAAGTGGAGATGAGACAGTGAAGGTAGAGGCAACTACAGGAGGAACAGGAAGGCCAGGGGGTGGAATGCCTGGTCAGGGCTTTTCCAAGTATCAGAAGTCCCTCCCACCTCGTTTCCAGAGGCAACAGCAG GAACAGCTCctgaaacagcagcagcagtggcagcagcagcagcacagccAGGCTGCACAAGCCCAACTCCAGTCCCAAACACCTCAGCAGGGCCCGACTCCTGGTGCCACACCACAGCCAGGCCCTAAACAGCCTGCTCTATACCCACCTGGCTCCATGGGACGCCCTCCGCCTCTCCCCATGAGCTTTGACCCTCGGTGGATGATGATGCCCTACATGGACCCTCGCATGATGCAGGGTCGCCCCCAACCTATGGATTACTATCCGGCCAGCATTCATCCCACTG ggCTGATGAGTCGGGAGCGCTCAGATTCTGGTGGCTCTGGCTCGGAGCAATTTGATAGGCAGCAGCATGGAGGTCCCCCTCATCCTCATCGTGGCACACCACCCATGGATCCTAAACTGGCTTGGGGACCAGAAGTTTTCCCAGGGAGCGGAGAGGGTCGGGCTCTGAGTTCCCCCTTGAGGCAGAAGCAAGctctggaggaggaggacatGGGTAAAGGTGCCAG GAGTGACACTCCTCCAGTGCGCACCCGAGAGGGAGGTACAGGTTCCATACAGCCACCTGTTGTGGGCACTAACTCTCCTTCTGGCTCCACTGATCAGGCGATATCCCCTGTGGGGACTCAAGCTGGCCATCACCAGCCCTTCTTGGGAGGGCGTGGAAATTACAGCAGCTTCCCAGATAATGGATCCAGGATGGTTTCTCATCCACAGCAGAGGGTTAATAGTGCTGGAGAACTTCGTGGCTTTGGCCACCAAGATGAAGCCCCACAGGGTGGCCAGCAGAATCAAATCTGGGGGGCTCCACATCCTCACTTTGACCGCAATGGCCGTGCTGATCTCACCCCCTTGGAAAACAACCCCCATTTGCAGCATCACCATGCTCATCCGCCACATTACACTCTCCATTCACACAAACAGGAGAATGgtagagaacgagagagaggaggagagccCAAGAAGACCGAAACCTCCCCTCCACTTCCCCAGCCATGCCTTTCTTCCTCctgctcttcttcttcctcttcctcttcaacTAGAGAGGATGGCAGCGGAAAGCAGTCACTACATCATCCCCCGACCCAGCATGAGCATGACACTGGACCCAGGGGTGTTGGACGGAAACAGGACAAAACAGGCAGCACCTACCTTCACACACAGTCCTCCCAGCATTCAGTGCAGCAGCACCACCCCAAATCTAACTCTCGTGGTCGGGAGCAAAAGACTGAAACTCAGTGGGGCCCAAGGCCTGGAAGTAGTAGTGCAAGTGGTGGACCTGCACATAACAGAAAGGGGGGCTCTGGAATGGGTGGAAACACAGGAGGGGAAGACTTGACCAGTCAGATTGATAAGCCTGCTGTCCAATCAGGAGGTGGTAACCCCAACAAGCGAGTGGGTCCTATTAAGCGACCTGTGCTGAAGGAAATGAAGAGGGAGGTTGGTGAAGGTGAGGGAGGAGAGAAAAACACCGCAGGCTCTGCAAAAGATAAAGACCATGATGCCAATCACGCATCAGTTAAGCAAGCGTCAGTCTCCAGTTCTCAAGCCTCATCTGGACCTTCTGGTAAAGATGAAACTGCTCCTCCAGGAAAGCCAAGAAACGGTGGCAAGGAGCGAGGTGCTGGTGGGGGCATGAGTAAAGCATCCAAAGAAGGAGAAAACTCTGTCCAAGCCACTGGCTCTTTAGCTCCACCTTCCAGGAGGGACAGAGAGCATTCTTATGAGACAAGTGGCAGTGCAGGGGGTGCTACATACCATGCGGGCTCTTCCCGAGGAAGCCGAGCAAGCCGTGGAAGGGGTGAGTTCTATGGTCGAGGCAGAGGCTACAGGGGCAGTTATGCAGGCAGTGCACGTGGTAGGGCAGGGGGCAGAAGCAGCCGAGACTACAGATCCACTGCCAACAGTGGTTATCAGCATGGCGCCTCTAACCAAGATCATAAGAGGGAGGGGTCATCAGGCAGACATGGCCAGGGAGGCTCTCAGCCAAACCCTGGACGTGCCAGGAACCACAGCGAAACCCGAAGTGAGGGCTCAGAGTATGAAGAAGTGCCGAAAAGAAGAAGGCAAAGGGGTTCTGAAACGGGCAGTGAGAGTGCTGCTAGTGACCTTGCGCACTCTGACAAAGAGGATCGCAAGCCAACTGCCAAGAAAGGAGCAGGGGGAGAGAATTTAGGTGTGGGCAATGCCCCATCTTCAGCACCGCCAAGAAATACGCAAACCAGAGTGTTCACCCCTAGAGGAGTGCCATCTAGACGTGGCAGGGGTGGAGGTGCCACTGGAGGAGGTGTCTACAGAAATTCAGGCAGTGGAGGAGGTACGTCTGGCGGACACCGTCCTGGGCCTAGTTCTTCTCAAGGTGTGTCTGCTAAATCGTCTGCATCAGCCCGAAAGCAACACATACCCCCACAGCCCTCTCTAATAAAAGAACCAAGCCATGGATCTAatggggaaaagaaagagaaggctACTGAGCAGGGTCAGTCTCAGAACCAGGGTGTAAACTCTTCAGTAATCTCTGGTCCTATGGTGCCCACAACTACCCAGTTGGGCACTGAAAATGGAGGTGTGGCCCAGAGCTTAAACAACACCAATTCCAATTCCTCTGGACCCAAACCGATTCTTTTGCCTAATGCTGATGGACGAAACATTCTGCATAGAGGATTTGAGCGCCCTCCCCGTCGCAGACGCCATGGGCGTTCTCAACATCAGCAAGACAAGCCCCCTAGATTCCGCCGGCTTAAACAGGAGCGGGAGAATGCAGCCCGTATCAATGGAAGTAGCGGAATAATTGAAGCTGTGGGTGTGCAACAACAGCGGTCTGCTTCGCCATCCCAGAATTCAATGCAAGATGGAACGCCTAATGTATCCTCTACCACTGGTGTTGCAAATACAAATCACAATGTCTCTGCAACCAACAGTAACAATAGCAGCTATCTCGGGGGTGGGAACCTGAATCTGAATagtcaccaccatcaccaccatcactaccATGGCAACTCTGGCCTGCCCCATTCTCAGCACCACCATAACCACAACCAGACTGGTGGTGCCAAATCTCCAGACGTCTCCAATCAGAACTCTGACCAGGCCAATGAGGAATGGGAAACTGCCTCTGAAAGCAGTGACTTTGCAGAGTTTCGAGAGAGGGAAGGtggcggaggaggaggaggaggaggtggaaaATCCTATTCCTcctatcaccatcaccatccttCAGGAAGAGGAAGCGGAGGAGGGGGAGGTGTTGACCGAGAGATAACTACTAAAGAATCGGCCGCCAATAAGAGGAGCTTCTCCAGCCAGCGGCCTGGAATGGAAAGGCAGAATCGGAGGGTCAGTGCTGGTGGCAGTGGCGGTCGAGGTTCCAGAGGTCCACCTACCGGTGGCGGACCGGGTGGTGTATCGGGTAATGGAGGGGCCAATCGTGGTGAGAGGCGTGGCAATTGGCCATCTcccaagaacaggaagtga
- the prrc2a gene encoding protein PRRC2A isoform X1 → MSERSGQTAKGKDGKTKYASLNLFDTYKGKSLEVQKPVVAPRHGLQSLGKVASARRMPPPANLPSLKAENKGNDPNVSLVPKDGTGWASKPESADPKSTDVSSAPQPESQQPAASQIPAPSLPRTPPAQEAQTTAIAAGTRSWAQASVTHGVQGDGGKGSNQPSPFSREEFPTLQAAGDQDKAGKEQATADQWYGPGPSLRPQNVTSWRDGGGRALAPTIAGEGVAEGGVGGAMGMEGAAGAPLLQNPSHGPPRNPPAGSPTLPLPQPQVGPQFPPYRGIMPPFMYPPYLPFPAPYGPQGPYRYPPPSEAPRFSRPQGGPAPEGRPPVGPRGEVVKRPSILKQDDLKELDELDHDGDEGWAGAQEEIDYSAKLKFSDDEGEDEGDEEETESKNGILEQREQQKSQDGPAPSSRSRTSESGGSARHTPPVPTDEVTPAPSSKPNWAEEGGSSWGGQTSAGPYQGRRPGHGGPREQPSPPPGSLLGQGPYSYYRQQERASNQSAPQKPSGAQVQQQKGPTPPPSNALLNQTQGEDEDETWRQRRKQSSSEISAAVERARRRREEEERRMEEERRAACAEKLKRLDEKQQQQQQQQQQHQQQQQQQKPSAAVEVPSNSPTPSLTASASSSSTSQPPSPCVDTEEPPLASAQLGGATLALTANNRQRAGSNSSYDSNTESQPAAQPPAPQQPHDVPGPVEVKEEPVSSSTHIRSSRSGDETVKVEATTGGTGRPGGGMPGQGFSKYQKSLPPRFQRQQQEQLLKQQQQWQQQQHSQAAQAQLQSQTPQQGPTPGATPQPGPKQPALYPPGSMGRPPPLPMSFDPRWMMMPYMDPRMMQGRPQPMDYYPASIHPTGLMSRERSDSGGSGSEQFDRQQHGGPPHPHRGTPPMDPKLAWGPEVFPGSGEGRALSSPLRQKQALEEEDMGKGARSDTPPVRTREGGTGSIQPPVVGTNSPSGSTDQAISPVGTQAGHHQPFLGGRGNYSSFPDNGSRMVSHPQQRVNSAGELRGFGHQDEAPQGGQQNQIWGAPHPHFDRNGRADLTPLENNPHLQHHHAHPPHYTLHSHKQENGRERERGGEPKKTETSPPLPQPCLSSSCSSSSSSSSTREDGSGKQSLHHPPTQHEHDTGPRGVGRKQDKTGSTYLHTQSSQHSVQQHHPKSNSRGREQKTETQWGPRPGSSSASGGPAHNRKGGSGMGGNTGGEDLTSQIDKPAVQSGGGNPNKRVGPIKRPVLKEMKREVGEGEGGEKNTAGSAKDKDHDANHASVKQASVSSSQASSGPSGKDETAPPGKPRNGGKERGAGGGMSKASKEGENSVQATGSLAPPSRRDREHSYETSGSAGGATYHAGSSRGSRASRGRGEFYGRGRGYRGSYAGSARGRAGGRSSRDYRSTANSGYQHGASNQDHKREGSSGRHGQGGSQPNPGRARNHSETRSEGSEYEEVPKRRRQRGSETGSESAASDLAHSDKEDRKPTAKKGAGGENLGVGNAPSSAPPRNTQTRVFTPRGVPSRRGRGGGATGGGVYRNSGSGGGTSGGHRPGPSSSQGVSAKSSASARKQHIPPQPSLIKEPSHGSNGEKKEKATEQGQSQNQGVNSSVISGPMVPTTTQLGTENGGVAQSLNNTNSNSSGPKPILLPNADGRNILHRGFERPPRRRRHGRSQHQQDKPPRFRRLKQERENAARINGSSGIIEAVGVQQQRSASPSQNSMQDGTPNVSSTTGVANTNHNVSATNSNNSSYLGGGNLNLNSHHHHHHHYHGNSGLPHSQHHHNHNQTGGAKSPDVSNQNSDQANEEWETASESSDFAEFREREGGGGGGGGGGKSYSSYHHHHPSGRGSGGGGGVDREITTKESAANKRSFSSQRPGMERQNRRVSAGGSGGRGSRGPPTGGGPGGVSGNGGANRGERRGNWPSPKNRK, encoded by the exons TTGCCCCTCGTCATGGCTTGCAGTCTCTTGGTAAAGTTGCCTCTGCACGGCGCATGCCCCCCCCAGCCAACCTGCCCAGTTTGAAGGCGGAGAACAAAGGCAACGACCCCAACGTCTCGCTCGTTCCCAAAGACGGCACAGGATGGGCAAGCAAGCCAGAATCAGCAGACCCAAAGAG TACCGATGTATCGTCAGCACCGCAGCCGGAGTCGCAGCAGCCTGCGGCTTCACAGATACCTGCTCCGAGCCTGCCGAGAACTCCTCCAGCTCAAGAG GCCCAAACTACAGCTATAGCCGCAGGGACAAGGTCCTGGGCTCAGGCCAGTGTTACACATGGAGTACAAGGAGATG GTGGAAAGGGATCAAACCAACCGTCGCCATTCTCTCGCGAGGAATTTCCCACCCTGCAGGCGGCGGGAGACCAGGACAAAGCTGGCAAAGAACAGGCCACTGCAGATCAGTGGTATGGGCCAGGACCAAGCCTCCGCCCCCAGA ATGTGACGAGTTGGCGGGATGGTGGGGGCCGCGCACTGGCACCCACCATAGCTGGGGAGGGGGTAGCGGAGGGCGGTGTTGGGGGAGCCATGGGAATGGAGGGTGCAGCTGGGGCCCCTCTCCTTCAGAATCCCTCCCATGGGCCACCTAGAAACCCACCTGCAGGCAGCCCCACCCTTCCCCTCCCCCAGCCTCAGGTTGGCCCGCAGTTCCCTCCTTACAGAGGAATCATGCCTCCCTTT ATGTACCCGCCGTACTTGCCCTTCCCAGCACCGTATGGTCCACAAGGGCCGTACAGGTATCCACCTCCCAGTGAGGCCCCTAG ATTCTCTCGTCCGCAGGGTGGGCCTGCACCAGAGGGGAGGCCACCTGTTGGCCCCCGTGGTGAGGTGGTCAAACGCCCCTCTATCCTAAAGCAGGATGACCTCAAGGAGCTGGACGAGCTTGACCATGATGGAGATGAGGGATGGGCTG gGGCACAAGAGGAGATTGACTACTCAGCCAAGTTAAAGTTCAGCGATGATGAAGGTGAAGATGAGGGGgatgaagaggagactgaaagcAAGAATGGAATTCT GGAACAAAGGGAGCAGCAGAAATCCCAAGACGGACCTGCCCCAAGTTCACGTTCGCGGACATCTGAGAGTGGAGGCAGCGCAAGGCACACACCTCCTGTCCCCACGGATGAGGTTACCCCAGCACCCTCCAGCAAGCCAAACTGGGCCGAGGAGGGGGGAAGCAGCTGGGGCGGTCAGACAAGCGCTGGACCCTACCAG GGGCGTAGGCCTGGACACGGTGGCCCTCGGGAGCAGCCCTCCCCCCCACCAGGTTCACTTCTTGGGCAGGGACCCTACTCCTACTACCGACAG CAGGAACGGGCCTCAAACCAGTCAGCACCCCAGAAGCCGTCTGGTGCTCAGGTCCAGCAACAGAAGGGACCTACCCCTCCACCATCAAATGCCCTGCTTAACCAGACACAGggtgaggatgaagatgagacATGGCGTCAGCGGAGGAAGCAGTCGTCGTCAGAGATATCTGCGGCGGTGGAGCGTGCCCGGCGTCGCCGTGAGGAAGAGGAGCGCAGGATGGAAGAAGAGCGCCGTGCTGCATGTGCTGAAAAGTTGAAAAGGCTGGAtgagaaacagcagcagcaacaacaacaacaacagcagcaccaacaacagcaacagcagcagaagCCCAGTGCTGCCGTGGAAGTTCCTTCGAACAGCCCCACTCCTTCCCTGACGGCTTCAGCCTCTTCATCCAGCACCAGTCAGCCCCCGTCACCCTGCGTGGACACAGAGGAACCGCCTCTCGCATCCGCTCAGTTGGGTGGCGCTACACTGGCACTGACTGCTAATAACAGACAAAGAGCTGGCAGCAACAGCAGCTATGACTCTAACACTG AGTCGCAGCCGGCTGCTCAGCCTCCTGCCCCCCAGCAGCCCCATGATGTACCAGGACCAGTGGAAGTCAAGGAGGAGCCCGTGTCAAGCAGCACACACATTCGCAGCAGTAGAAGTGGAGATGAGACAGTGAAGGTAGAGGCAACTACAGGAGGAACAGGAAGGCCAGGGGGTGGAATGCCTGGTCAGGGCTTTTCCAAGTATCAGAAGTCCCTCCCACCTCGTTTCCAGAGGCAACAGCAG GAACAGCTCctgaaacagcagcagcagtggcagcagcagcagcacagccAGGCTGCACAAGCCCAACTCCAGTCCCAAACACCTCAGCAGGGCCCGACTCCTGGTGCCACACCACAGCCAGGCCCTAAACAGCCTGCTCTATACCCACCTGGCTCCATGGGACGCCCTCCGCCTCTCCCCATGAGCTTTGACCCTCGGTGGATGATGATGCCCTACATGGACCCTCGCATGATGCAGGGTCGCCCCCAACCTATGGATTACTATCCGGCCAGCATTCATCCCACTG ggCTGATGAGTCGGGAGCGCTCAGATTCTGGTGGCTCTGGCTCGGAGCAATTTGATAGGCAGCAGCATGGAGGTCCCCCTCATCCTCATCGTGGCACACCACCCATGGATCCTAAACTGGCTTGGGGACCAGAAGTTTTCCCAGGGAGCGGAGAGGGTCGGGCTCTGAGTTCCCCCTTGAGGCAGAAGCAAGctctggaggaggaggacatGGGTAAAGGTGCCAG GAGTGACACTCCTCCAGTGCGCACCCGAGAGGGAGGTACAGGTTCCATACAGCCACCTGTTGTGGGCACTAACTCTCCTTCTGGCTCCACTGATCAGGCGATATCCCCTGTGGGGACTCAAGCTGGCCATCACCAGCCCTTCTTGGGAGGGCGTGGAAATTACAGCAGCTTCCCAGATAATGGATCCAGGATGGTTTCTCATCCACAGCAGAGGGTTAATAGTGCTGGAGAACTTCGTGGCTTTGGCCACCAAGATGAAGCCCCACAGGGTGGCCAGCAGAATCAAATCTGGGGGGCTCCACATCCTCACTTTGACCGCAATGGCCGTGCTGATCTCACCCCCTTGGAAAACAACCCCCATTTGCAGCATCACCATGCTCATCCGCCACATTACACTCTCCATTCACACAAACAGGAGAATGgtagagaacgagagagaggaggagagccCAAGAAGACCGAAACCTCCCCTCCACTTCCCCAGCCATGCCTTTCTTCCTCctgctcttcttcttcctcttcctcttcaacTAGAGAGGATGGCAGCGGAAAGCAGTCACTACATCATCCCCCGACCCAGCATGAGCATGACACTGGACCCAGGGGTGTTGGACGGAAACAGGACAAAACAGGCAGCACCTACCTTCACACACAGTCCTCCCAGCATTCAGTGCAGCAGCACCACCCCAAATCTAACTCTCGTGGTCGGGAGCAAAAGACTGAAACTCAGTGGGGCCCAAGGCCTGGAAGTAGTAGTGCAAGTGGTGGACCTGCACATAACAGAAAGGGGGGCTCTGGAATGGGTGGAAACACAGGAGGGGAAGACTTGACCAGTCAGATTGATAAGCCTGCTGTCCAATCAGGAGGTGGTAACCCCAACAAGCGAGTGGGTCCTATTAAGCGACCTGTGCTGAAGGAAATGAAGAGGGAGGTTGGTGAAGGTGAGGGAGGAGAGAAAAACACCGCAGGCTCTGCAAAAGATAAAGACCATGATGCCAATCACGCATCAGTTAAGCAAGCGTCAGTCTCCAGTTCTCAAGCCTCATCTGGACCTTCTGGTAAAGATGAAACTGCTCCTCCAGGAAAGCCAAGAAACGGTGGCAAGGAGCGAGGTGCTGGTGGGGGCATGAGTAAAGCATCCAAAGAAGGAGAAAACTCTGTCCAAGCCACTGGCTCTTTAGCTCCACCTTCCAGGAGGGACAGAGAGCATTCTTATGAGACAAGTGGCAGTGCAGGGGGTGCTACATACCATGCGGGCTCTTCCCGAGGAAGCCGAGCAAGCCGTGGAAGGGGTGAGTTCTATGGTCGAGGCAGAGGCTACAGGGGCAGTTATGCAGGCAGTGCACGTGGTAGGGCAGGGGGCAGAAGCAGCCGAGACTACAGATCCACTGCCAACAGTGGTTATCAGCATGGCGCCTCTAACCAAGATCATAAGAGGGAGGGGTCATCAGGCAGACATGGCCAGGGAGGCTCTCAGCCAAACCCTGGACGTGCCAGGAACCACAGCGAAACCCGAAGTGAGGGCTCAGAGTATGAAGAAGTGCCGAAAAGAAGAAGGCAAAGGGGTTCTGAAACGGGCAGTGAGAGTGCTGCTAGTGACCTTGCGCACTCTGACAAAGAGGATCGCAAGCCAACTGCCAAGAAAGGAGCAGGGGGAGAGAATTTAGGTGTGGGCAATGCCCCATCTTCAGCACCGCCAAGAAATACGCAAACCAGAGTGTTCACCCCTAGAGGAGTGCCATCTAGACGTGGCAGGGGTGGAGGTGCCACTGGAGGAGGTGTCTACAGAAATTCAGGCAGTGGAGGAGGTACGTCTGGCGGACACCGTCCTGGGCCTAGTTCTTCTCAAGGTGTGTCTGCTAAATCGTCTGCATCAGCCCGAAAGCAACACATACCCCCACAGCCCTCTCTAATAAAAGAACCAAGCCATGGATCTAatggggaaaagaaagagaaggctACTGAGCAGGGTCAGTCTCAGAACCAGGGTGTAAACTCTTCAGTAATCTCTGGTCCTATGGTGCCCACAACTACCCAGTTGGGCACTGAAAATGGAGGTGTGGCCCAGAGCTTAAACAACACCAATTCCAATTCCTCTGGACCCAAACCGATTCTTTTGCCTAATGCTGATGGACGAAACATTCTGCATAGAGGATTTGAGCGCCCTCCCCGTCGCAGACGCCATGGGCGTTCTCAACATCAGCAAGACAAGCCCCCTAGATTCCGCCGGCTTAAACAGGAGCGGGAGAATGCAGCCCGTATCAATGGAAGTAGCGGAATAATTGAAGCTGTGGGTGTGCAACAACAGCGGTCTGCTTCGCCATCCCAGAATTCAATGCAAGATGGAACGCCTAATGTATCCTCTACCACTGGTGTTGCAAATACAAATCACAATGTCTCTGCAACCAACAGTAACAATAGCAGCTATCTCGGGGGTGGGAACCTGAATCTGAATagtcaccaccatcaccaccatcactaccATGGCAACTCTGGCCTGCCCCATTCTCAGCACCACCATAACCACAACCAGACTGGTGGTGCCAAATCTCCAGACGTCTCCAATCAGAACTCTGACCAGGCCAATGAGGAATGGGAAACTGCCTCTGAAAGCAGTGACTTTGCAGAGTTTCGAGAGAGGGAAGGtggcggaggaggaggaggaggaggtggaaaATCCTATTCCTcctatcaccatcaccatccttCAGGAAGAGGAAGCGGAGGAGGGGGAGGTGTTGACCGAGAGATAACTACTAAAGAATCGGCCGCCAATAAGAGGAGCTTCTCCAGCCAGCGGCCTGGAATGGAAAGGCAGAATCGGAGGGTCAGTGCTGGTGGCAGTGGCGGTCGAGGTTCCAGAGGTCCACCTACCGGTGGCGGACCGGGTGGTGTATCGGGTAATGGAGGGGCCAATCGTGGTGAGAGGCGTGGCAATTGGCCATCTcccaagaacaggaagtga